In Eriocheir sinensis breed Jianghai 21 chromosome 3, ASM2467909v1, whole genome shotgun sequence, a genomic segment contains:
- the LOC127004283 gene encoding coiled-coil domain-containing protein 97-like isoform X2 codes for MWGEFEEDKIEEKETCFQIKPTSEEAQGSQEESKAPEDTTTKEDNTYVLPLRDRLVNFLAASSIEVKSQQRYEPDLTYEERKEIIENLLEEKPGQFLYRFGKHLEQEHLHYFQKYEGDVEVDYFLAEALKYKNKHTAKITVRNRRYAALQKMRRSGDYFSEQEMERRDPLLYDYLIGQHQTEEEREEKHQAANTTETKFSSLLLHHIDNREHKELKKQKKDQEDDMFEEEDTDEEDEYDEDVEMDSAVDSREKQMFKEEFYSAGYNNFLRGQNKDFDYKEVDNNDAYDLLDIRARDEEERYFDDEEEVA; via the exons ATGTGGGGAGAATTTGAAGAggataaaatagaagagaaagaaacatgcTTCCAAATAAAGCCAACCTCAGAGGAAGCCCAGGGATCACAGGAAGAAAGCAAAGCACCAGAGGACACCACCACAAAGGAAGATAACACCTATGTGTTGCCACTCAGGGATCGGTTAGTGAATTTCTTGGCAGCCAGCAGCATTGAAGTGAAAAGTCAGCAAAGATATGAACCTGATCtcacatatgaagaaagaaaagaaataattgaaAACCTTTTGGAAGAGAAACCTGGACAATTTTTGTACAG GTTTGGAAAACACTTGGAGCAAGAACACTTGCATTATTTCCAGAAATATGAAGGTGATGTGGAAGTGGACTATTTCCTGGCTGAAGCACTGAAGTATAAAAATAAGCACACTGCAAA GATAACTGTTCGGAACAGAAGATATGCTGCCCTCCAAAAAATGCGACGCTCTGGAGATTACTTCAGTGAACAAGAGATGGAGCGCCGAGACCCACTCCTGTATGACTATCTTATTGGTCAGCACCAgactgaggaggagagggaggaaaaacatCAGGCTGCTAATACTACTGAGACCAA GTTTTCTTCTCTACTGCTACATCACATTGATAACCGTGAGCACAAAGaactgaagaaacaaaaaaaagatcaagaagatGACATGTTTGAGGAAGAGGATACTGATGAAGAAGACGAATATGATGAAGATGTAGAGATGGATTCTGCTGTTGATTCCAGGGAGAAGCAGATGTTCAAGGAGGAATTCTACTCAGCAGGATACAATAATTTTCTAAGAGGACAGAATAAAGATTTTGACTACAA
- the LOC127004400 gene encoding uncharacterized protein LOC127004400, whose translation MGNRRVFDILCFAVLSAVPGESSIWDSLTPALDRAASYGYYLMGYGPPTYAGYHDGVDFPINPGTIWNGHIPVGDFVSPIISALGSGQGGYSDRVVKGYENRLGLRVALPYLGDFQVTRELGPGKFLDKLGPGKFPYPGLQGVKGQHKASSGQHHEYAPAPSTTHAPDMYNGLKNYPWYRRRR comes from the exons ATGGGAAACCGACGAGTCTTTGACATCCTCTGTTTTGCTGTCCTGAGTGCAGTCCCAG GGGAGTCTTCAATCTGGGACTCCCTCACGCCGGCGTTGGATAGGGCAGCCTCCTACGGCTACTACCTGATGGGGTACGGTCCGCCAACCTATGCTGGCTACCACGATGGCGTGGATTTTCCTATCAATCCAG GCACTATTTGGAACGGCCACATCCCGGTGGGGGACTTTGTGTCACCCATCATCTCGGCACTCGGCTCAGGCCAAGGAGGATACAGCGACCGGGTTGTGAAAG GCTACGAGAACCGACTGGGCCTGAGGGTTGCGTTACCTTATCTGGGCGACTTCCAGGTGACTCGTGAACTTGGTCCCGGCAAGTTCCTGGACAAGCTGGGGCCTGGAAAGTTCCCGTACCCAGGG CTGCAGGGCGTGAAGGGGCAGCACAAGGCGTCCTCAGGGCAGCACCACGAGTACGCCCCAGCCCCGTCCACCACCCATGCTCCTGACATGTACAACGGCCTCAAAAACTACCcttggtacaggaggaggagatag
- the LOC127004365 gene encoding CKLF-like MARVEL transmembrane domain-containing protein 4 isoform X2 yields MPYQGDRHPDRPQGRFTTDFSYLRKLPGALILVQLVCAFLGFTLAAAGSAVWRVRRGHAFFTFVSFMSMLSCVCWVAVRVFQLEALFKREINWNVVGLVYNGLNAFFLMVASCLMVEAASSARTLRAAGVFGFLGFSAFLSGLVWEAIVWRSNRDSGPGFSTATVVSGLERIRAHRRSVDTHAGGAPGRGGGQSLLPALLRRLLRAGRVADAFVRASIASVGTHGSRNVQMTKNISLIL; encoded by the exons ATGCCCTATCAGGGAGACAGACATCCGGACAGACCACAGGGCAGATTCACCACTGATTTCTCTTACCTCAGAAAATTACCCGGGGCCCTGATTCTCGTACAGCTG GTGTGTGCCTTTCTTGGGTTCACGCTCGCCGCTGCCGGCAGTGCGGTGTGGCGGGTCAGACGGGGTCATGCATTCTTCACCTTTGTGTCCTTCATGAGTATGCTGAGCTGCGTGTGTTGGGTGGCGGTGCGTGTCTTTCAACTGGAGGCCCTGTTCAAGAGGGAGATCAACTGGAATGTGGTG GGGTTGGTTTATAACGGACTAAATGCCTTCTTCCTCATGGTGGCGAGCTGCCTGATGGTGGAGGCGGCCTCTTCTGCCCGGACTCTGCGGGCTGCCGGG GTGTTCGGGTTCCTGGGCTTCTCGGCGTTCCTGTCCGGCCTGGTGTGGGAGGCAATCGTTTGGCGCTCCAACAGAGACTCCGGGCCAGGCTTCTCCACCGCCACTGTCGTTAGCGGATTAGAAAGAA TCCGGGCACATCGCAGGAGTGTCGACACCCATGCTGGTGGTGCCCCGggccgaggaggaggacagtCACTCCTCCCAgcgctcctccgccgcctcctccgtgcAGGGCGAGTGGCAGATGCCTTCGTCAGAGCCAGCATAGCATCTGTCGGCACTCATGGCTCCAGAAATGTACAAATGACTAAAAATATAAGCTTGATTTTGTAA
- the LOC127004259 gene encoding uncharacterized protein LOC127004259 isoform X1 produces MTPRVHLSSVEGPPGCPPEECWRSTGAGHVGRSRSLAEGSYRSWQMSLTTAQPGAPAAVHDKSNPDWAPILNFGHKNFVANEPYAMKSMERYERLLTRKKGTKDLDAARGLLQLHKEGACPEVLTGAVQACPEMLTGAAQACLEVLNGAAQACPNVLAGADQAFPEVLAGAAQVCPKVPADAAQSCPEVPTEDLQETLQKVSCASQTELSSHLIGALQDEFNHATVEKVNLQQVVDSLKFTENFFKDDDKKVKFYTGLHRYIDLMDLFDFIKSHITITSKTLTPFQMMIMTLMKLRHNFPVQDLAYRFNISSSSCSIVILRILDILYRRTS; encoded by the exons atgaccccacgggtccacctctcctccgtagaagggccacccggctgcccgcccgaggagtgctggcgttccactggggcAGGTCACGTGGGCAGGTCACGGAGTTTAGCAGAGGGCAGCTATAGGAGTTGGCAGATGTCGCTTACCACAGCACAGCCAG GGGCTCCAGCTGCCGTTCATGACAAAAGCAATCCTGACTGGGCTCCTATACTGAACTTTGGGCACAAGAACTTTGTAGCCAATGAGCCCTATGCAATGAAGTCAATGGAACGGTATGAGCGATTGctgacaaggaagaaaggaactaaAGACTTGGATGCTGCGCGAGGGCTTTTACAGTTACACAAAGAAGGAG cctgccctgaggtgctgACTGGTGCCGTCCAAGCCTGCCCTGAGATGCTGACTGGTGCTGCCCAAGCCTGCCTTGAGGTGCTGAATGGTGCTGCCCAAGCCTGCCCTAATGTGCTGGCAGGTGCTGACCAAGCCTTCCCTGAGGTGCTGGCAGGTGCTGCCCAAGTCTGCCCGAAGGTGCCAGCAGATGCTGCCCAATCCTGTCCTGAGGTGCCAACTGAAGATCTACAAGAGACTCTGCAGAAAGTATCATGTGCATCACAGACTGAACTTTCTTCTCATTTGATTGGGGCATTGCAAGATGAATTTAATCATGCAACTGTGGAGAAAGTTAACTTACAACAGGTAGTAGATAGTTTGAAATTCACAGAAAACTTCTTCAAAGATGATGACAAGAAAGTGAAATTCTATACTGGACTTCATCGTTACATTGATTTGATGGATTTGTTTGACTTCATTAAGAGCCATATTACCATAACCAGTAAGACTTTAACACCTTTCCAGATGATGATCATGACACTAATGAAACTTCGCCATAATTTTCCTGTTCAAGATCTAGCATACAGAtttaatatttcttcttcttcctgctccatAGTAATTCTTAGGATTTTGGATATTTTATATCGAAGAACAAGCTGA
- the LOC127004365 gene encoding CKLF-like MARVEL transmembrane domain-containing protein 4 isoform X1, which yields MPYQGDRHPDRPQGRFTTDFSYLRKLPGALILVQLVCAFLGFTLAAAGSAVWRVRRGHAFFTFVSFMSMLSCVCWVAVRVFQLEALFKREINWNVVGLVYNGLNAFFLMVASCLMVEAASSARTLRAAGVFGFLGFSAFLSGLVWEAIVWRSNRDSGPGFSTATVVSGLERSRTPDSEQSGGIAETEGPGGAEVNFVGMKARPVSSFMEQSGHIAGVSTPMLVVPRAEEEDSHSSQRSSAASSVQGEWQMPSSEPA from the exons ATGCCCTATCAGGGAGACAGACATCCGGACAGACCACAGGGCAGATTCACCACTGATTTCTCTTACCTCAGAAAATTACCCGGGGCCCTGATTCTCGTACAGCTG GTGTGTGCCTTTCTTGGGTTCACGCTCGCCGCTGCCGGCAGTGCGGTGTGGCGGGTCAGACGGGGTCATGCATTCTTCACCTTTGTGTCCTTCATGAGTATGCTGAGCTGCGTGTGTTGGGTGGCGGTGCGTGTCTTTCAACTGGAGGCCCTGTTCAAGAGGGAGATCAACTGGAATGTGGTG GGGTTGGTTTATAACGGACTAAATGCCTTCTTCCTCATGGTGGCGAGCTGCCTGATGGTGGAGGCGGCCTCTTCTGCCCGGACTCTGCGGGCTGCCGGG GTGTTCGGGTTCCTGGGCTTCTCGGCGTTCCTGTCCGGCCTGGTGTGGGAGGCAATCGTTTGGCGCTCCAACAGAGACTCCGGGCCAGGCTTCTCCACCGCCACTGTCGTTAGCGGATTAGAAAGAA GCCGAACGCCAGATAGCGAACAGAGTGGCGGAATAGCGGAGACAGAGGGGCCAGGCGGGGCAGAGGTCAACTTCGTGGGCATGAAGGCCCGTCCTGTTTCATCATTCATGGAGCAG TCCGGGCACATCGCAGGAGTGTCGACACCCATGCTGGTGGTGCCCCGggccgaggaggaggacagtCACTCCTCCCAgcgctcctccgccgcctcctccgtgcAGGGCGAGTGGCAGATGCCTTCGTCAGAGCCAGCATAG
- the LOC127004283 gene encoding coiled-coil domain-containing protein 97-like isoform X3, with protein sequence MWGEFEEDKIEEKETCFQIKPTSEEAQGSQEESKAPEDTTTKEDNTYVLPLRDRLVNFLAASSIEVKSQQRYEPDLTYEERKEIIENLLEEKPGQFLYRFGKHLEQEHLHYFQKYEGDVEVDYFLAEALKYKNKHTAKITVRNRRYAALQKMRRSGDYFSEQEMERRDPLLYDYLIGQHQTEEEREEKHQAANTTETKFSSLLLHHIDNREHKELKKQKKDQEDDMFEEEDTDEEDEYDEDVEMDSAVDSREKQMFKEEFYSAGYNNFLRGQNKDFDYKTIPAAKGQYQMLRKKRPTTRCSTIEGKY encoded by the exons ATGTGGGGAGAATTTGAAGAggataaaatagaagagaaagaaacatgcTTCCAAATAAAGCCAACCTCAGAGGAAGCCCAGGGATCACAGGAAGAAAGCAAAGCACCAGAGGACACCACCACAAAGGAAGATAACACCTATGTGTTGCCACTCAGGGATCGGTTAGTGAATTTCTTGGCAGCCAGCAGCATTGAAGTGAAAAGTCAGCAAAGATATGAACCTGATCtcacatatgaagaaagaaaagaaataattgaaAACCTTTTGGAAGAGAAACCTGGACAATTTTTGTACAG GTTTGGAAAACACTTGGAGCAAGAACACTTGCATTATTTCCAGAAATATGAAGGTGATGTGGAAGTGGACTATTTCCTGGCTGAAGCACTGAAGTATAAAAATAAGCACACTGCAAA GATAACTGTTCGGAACAGAAGATATGCTGCCCTCCAAAAAATGCGACGCTCTGGAGATTACTTCAGTGAACAAGAGATGGAGCGCCGAGACCCACTCCTGTATGACTATCTTATTGGTCAGCACCAgactgaggaggagagggaggaaaaacatCAGGCTGCTAATACTACTGAGACCAA GTTTTCTTCTCTACTGCTACATCACATTGATAACCGTGAGCACAAAGaactgaagaaacaaaaaaaagatcaagaagatGACATGTTTGAGGAAGAGGATACTGATGAAGAAGACGAATATGATGAAGATGTAGAGATGGATTCTGCTGTTGATTCCAGGGAGAAGCAGATGTTCAAGGAGGAATTCTACTCAGCAGGATACAATAATTTTCTAAGAGGACAGAATAAAGATTTTGACTACAA aaCAATTCCTGCAGCTAAAGGGCagtatcaaatgttaagaaaaaaaagacccactactcgttgttccaccatagaagggaagtATTAA
- the LOC127004365 gene encoding uncharacterized protein LOC127004365 isoform X3, whose translation MVCAFLGFTLAAAGSAVWRVRRGHAFFTFVSFMSMLSCVCWVAVRVFQLEALFKREINWNVVGLVYNGLNAFFLMVASCLMVEAASSARTLRAAGVFGFLGFSAFLSGLVWEAIVWRSNRDSGPGFSTATVVSGLERSRTPDSEQSGGIAETEGPGGAEVNFVGMKARPVSSFMEQSGHIAGVSTPMLVVPRAEEEDSHSSQRSSAASSVQGEWQMPSSEPA comes from the exons ATG GTGTGTGCCTTTCTTGGGTTCACGCTCGCCGCTGCCGGCAGTGCGGTGTGGCGGGTCAGACGGGGTCATGCATTCTTCACCTTTGTGTCCTTCATGAGTATGCTGAGCTGCGTGTGTTGGGTGGCGGTGCGTGTCTTTCAACTGGAGGCCCTGTTCAAGAGGGAGATCAACTGGAATGTGGTG GGGTTGGTTTATAACGGACTAAATGCCTTCTTCCTCATGGTGGCGAGCTGCCTGATGGTGGAGGCGGCCTCTTCTGCCCGGACTCTGCGGGCTGCCGGG GTGTTCGGGTTCCTGGGCTTCTCGGCGTTCCTGTCCGGCCTGGTGTGGGAGGCAATCGTTTGGCGCTCCAACAGAGACTCCGGGCCAGGCTTCTCCACCGCCACTGTCGTTAGCGGATTAGAAAGAA GCCGAACGCCAGATAGCGAACAGAGTGGCGGAATAGCGGAGACAGAGGGGCCAGGCGGGGCAGAGGTCAACTTCGTGGGCATGAAGGCCCGTCCTGTTTCATCATTCATGGAGCAG TCCGGGCACATCGCAGGAGTGTCGACACCCATGCTGGTGGTGCCCCGggccgaggaggaggacagtCACTCCTCCCAgcgctcctccgccgcctcctccgtgcAGGGCGAGTGGCAGATGCCTTCGTCAGAGCCAGCATAG
- the LOC127004259 gene encoding uncharacterized protein LOC127004259 isoform X2, with protein sequence MTPRVHLSSVEGPPGCPPEECWRSTGAGHVGRSRSLAEGSYRSWQMSLTTAQPGAPAAVHDKSNPDWAPILNFGHKNFVANEPYAMKSMERYERLLTRKKGTKDLDAARGLLQLHKEGACPEVLTGAVQACPEMLTGAAQACLEVLAGAAQVCPKVPADAAQSCPEVPTEDLQETLQKVSCASQTELSSHLIGALQDEFNHATVEKVNLQQVVDSLKFTENFFKDDDKKVKFYTGLHRYIDLMDLFDFIKSHITITSKTLTPFQMMIMTLMKLRHNFPVQDLAYRFNISSSSCSIVILRILDILYRRTS encoded by the exons atgaccccacgggtccacctctcctccgtagaagggccacccggctgcccgcccgaggagtgctggcgttccactggggcAGGTCACGTGGGCAGGTCACGGAGTTTAGCAGAGGGCAGCTATAGGAGTTGGCAGATGTCGCTTACCACAGCACAGCCAG GGGCTCCAGCTGCCGTTCATGACAAAAGCAATCCTGACTGGGCTCCTATACTGAACTTTGGGCACAAGAACTTTGTAGCCAATGAGCCCTATGCAATGAAGTCAATGGAACGGTATGAGCGATTGctgacaaggaagaaaggaactaaAGACTTGGATGCTGCGCGAGGGCTTTTACAGTTACACAAAGAAGGAG cctgccctgaggtgctgACTGGTGCCGTCCAAGCCTGCCCTGAGATGCTGACTGGTGCTGCCCAAGCCTGCCTTGAG GTGCTGGCAGGTGCTGCCCAAGTCTGCCCGAAGGTGCCAGCAGATGCTGCCCAATCCTGTCCTGAGGTGCCAACTGAAGATCTACAAGAGACTCTGCAGAAAGTATCATGTGCATCACAGACTGAACTTTCTTCTCATTTGATTGGGGCATTGCAAGATGAATTTAATCATGCAACTGTGGAGAAAGTTAACTTACAACAGGTAGTAGATAGTTTGAAATTCACAGAAAACTTCTTCAAAGATGATGACAAGAAAGTGAAATTCTATACTGGACTTCATCGTTACATTGATTTGATGGATTTGTTTGACTTCATTAAGAGCCATATTACCATAACCAGTAAGACTTTAACACCTTTCCAGATGATGATCATGACACTAATGAAACTTCGCCATAATTTTCCTGTTCAAGATCTAGCATACAGAtttaatatttcttcttcttcctgctccatAGTAATTCTTAGGATTTTGGATATTTTATATCGAAGAACAAGCTGA
- the LOC127004259 gene encoding uncharacterized protein LOC127004259 isoform X3 yields MTGAPAAVHDKSNPDWAPILNFGHKNFVANEPYAMKSMERYERLLTRKKGTKDLDAARGLLQLHKEGACPEVLTGAVQACPEMLTGAAQACLEVLNGAAQACPNVLAGADQAFPEVLAGAAQVCPKVPADAAQSCPEVPTEDLQETLQKVSCASQTELSSHLIGALQDEFNHATVEKVNLQQVVDSLKFTENFFKDDDKKVKFYTGLHRYIDLMDLFDFIKSHITITSKTLTPFQMMIMTLMKLRHNFPVQDLAYRFNISSSSCSIVILRILDILYRRTS; encoded by the exons ATGACAG GGGCTCCAGCTGCCGTTCATGACAAAAGCAATCCTGACTGGGCTCCTATACTGAACTTTGGGCACAAGAACTTTGTAGCCAATGAGCCCTATGCAATGAAGTCAATGGAACGGTATGAGCGATTGctgacaaggaagaaaggaactaaAGACTTGGATGCTGCGCGAGGGCTTTTACAGTTACACAAAGAAGGAG cctgccctgaggtgctgACTGGTGCCGTCCAAGCCTGCCCTGAGATGCTGACTGGTGCTGCCCAAGCCTGCCTTGAGGTGCTGAATGGTGCTGCCCAAGCCTGCCCTAATGTGCTGGCAGGTGCTGACCAAGCCTTCCCTGAGGTGCTGGCAGGTGCTGCCCAAGTCTGCCCGAAGGTGCCAGCAGATGCTGCCCAATCCTGTCCTGAGGTGCCAACTGAAGATCTACAAGAGACTCTGCAGAAAGTATCATGTGCATCACAGACTGAACTTTCTTCTCATTTGATTGGGGCATTGCAAGATGAATTTAATCATGCAACTGTGGAGAAAGTTAACTTACAACAGGTAGTAGATAGTTTGAAATTCACAGAAAACTTCTTCAAAGATGATGACAAGAAAGTGAAATTCTATACTGGACTTCATCGTTACATTGATTTGATGGATTTGTTTGACTTCATTAAGAGCCATATTACCATAACCAGTAAGACTTTAACACCTTTCCAGATGATGATCATGACACTAATGAAACTTCGCCATAATTTTCCTGTTCAAGATCTAGCATACAGAtttaatatttcttcttcttcctgctccatAGTAATTCTTAGGATTTTGGATATTTTATATCGAAGAACAAGCTGA